In Spirosoma pollinicola, the genomic window ATGTGGAAACGTAATATCAACACGATGCTGGCACGCAACATTCTGGTCAATAAACTGGCCCCCTTTGTGAATGGAAACCCGGCTGCTACGATCTCTAAATCGTCGACTACCGCGATGACCGCTGCCGATTGGACGAGTGTATTGACGCTCGCCACCAACGGGATCAAAAACGGCGATGTTGTCTTTACCGGTCGCAGTACAGCCTCTAACGCGTTCTTCTCGCCATCAGGGGGTACAGTTGCCTCGTTAGCCACAGGTGTCAATACCTCTACGACGTTCAAGATCAGTGAGCGGTTTATCCAATCGTTCAATACTGGTGACAAGCGGCTGTCGAACAATTTCAACACAGCGACCACCTACAAAAATAACTACACGTTTACTACGCGCTATAGCATTACTGCCAATGGCAATGGAACTCCAGGTGTGTATGTGTATGGTTCCAAAGACGTTGGTGCTTATGAGGTTTATATGGCGGGCAGCTACGAAGAGAACACGTTGATGCTGGCCGAAGCGAACATGCGTCTGGGCAACATTGATACGGGTCTGGGTTTTGTTGATGCCGTACGGACGTATCAGGGCGCAGGTGTAGCCGCCGTAAAAGGCGCTGGCCTGACGCTGGCGGGCGCATTGACCGAATTAACAAAAGAAAGAAGAGTATCGCTGTTCGGCAGAGGGCTGTCTTTCTATGACAATCGCCGGTGGGGCTGGACCTACGATATTTCGGTTGGTGGCGGCAGCTATGGTAACACCATCGTGACCACTGCCGGTGTAGTGAACACGAAAGCTACCATTAACTATAACTTCATGGATTACTGGGATGTGCCCGCCGATGAAACGGTACTGAATCCACCGACGTCGAGTGTGGCTACCAGAAACCCTAATTATTAGGAGGTATAAAATTTGGGATTGACTATCCCAAGCCAATGGCTTACCACCCCCAACCCCCTCCTAAAACAGGAGGGGGCTTAAAAAAGGGTAGCCCGTTAAGGAGCCCCCTCCTAAAACAGGAGGGGGTTGGGGGTGGTCTGCTAACGCCAAGAGCCATATTAACCAACTCTATAAAATCAAAAGCCTTCTGAATTGTCAATCCTGCCAAAGCGGTAGGAACGACAGGTCAGAAGGCTTTTCTGATTTAAAGCTTATAGAGATTAAACGCTGTGAGTGACAGCGATATTCATCATTTTTCGTCACTAACTGGCACAGAATCGGCCTGTTGTTTCGGTTGGGAGGCAGCATCGCCCGGCACTTCGCCTTTAGGCCCGCGACGACGCTTTTTGCGACGTTTTGGTTTATCGGAGAGTTGTCCGTCCACAGCAGGGCGAACTTGTGCCAATGTTTCTGATGCCCCATTTACGGGTGTTTCCAGACTACCATTTTTGGCCTCTGTGCTCGGCAACCGCTCGACTGGCGCAGGAGCCGTTTGACCATCCCTACGCTGACCTCGATTGTCTCCACGGGGGCTATCCCCGCGTTTCCCATCACTATGACGTCCGTCTCCACGAGAGCCGTTTCCACGGCCACCATCTCCACGGCCGCCACCGTCGCGTCCGCTCCGGCCAGACCCACCGCTTCCACGAGAGCCTCCTTTGCCCCGAAGGCCGCTGAACCGTTTGGGGTCGAACACCGGCGATTTGCCCATGCCTAACTCTTCGGTGATCGACTGTTTATCAACTTCGCGCTCAATGAGTTTTTCGATGTTGACGATTCGGTTTTGATCCTGATCGCTGATGAAGGTAATGGCGGTTCCGGTGGTGGCGGCCCGTGCGGTACGGCCAATCCGGTGAACATAATCTTCGGCGTCGCGCGGGATGTCGTAGTTGACAACGTGCGTCAGGTTGTCAATGTCGATACCTCGTGATAGAACATCGGTAGCGACCAAGATTGGGAAAACTTTGTTTTTGAAATCGCGCAGTACTACTTCACGGTCATCCTGTTCAAGATCAGAGCTAATACCCCGCGAATCGTAACCAAGTTTGCTCAAGGCCCGAACGATACTATTCACTTCCGACTTGCGGGATGTGAACAACACCATGCTCTGCACAGGTTTCGTACTGTTTTTGATCAGATGTGCCAGTAACGGCAGTTTTTGATTGTCGAAGGCCAGGTAAAATTGCTGATCAATACCGGCGGCTGGTTTCGACACGGCCAGCCTGATTTCTTCGGGTTCGGTCAGCAATTTCTTCGAGAACTCCCGGATTTTGTTGGGCATCGTCGCCGAGAAAAGCAACGTTTGCCGTTTGACCGGAATCTTCTCAACTATATTCATGATGTCGTCCGAAAAACCCATGTCGAGCATTTTGTCGGCCTCATCGAGCACCAGATAGTCTATTTTATCGAATTTGACATAGCCCAGTTGCATATGAGCAATGAGTCGTCCCGGTGTGGCGATAATAATGTCGGCACCGGTTTCGAGGGCTTTGCGTTGCTTGTCCCAATCGTCGCCTTTGCCCCCGCCGTAGATAGCGATGCTGTTGGCCTGAACAAAATACCCAAAACCTTCCACCTGCTCGTCAATCTGTTTGGCCAGCTCGCGGGTTGGCACCAGAATGAGGGTACTGGTATGATCGTGGTCGGTATGGGAGATTTTATCGAGCAGCGGGATAAGGTAAGCCGCCGTTTTGCCGGTACCGGTTTGAGCACTGGCGATGAGGTCTTTTCCGGCCAGAATGACGGGAATGGCCATCTCCTGTACGGGAGTGGCTTTTAAGTAGTTCATGGCGTCCACACCGGCCAGCAGGTCGTCGTGGAGATTAAATTCCTGAAATGTCAAGGTAACAGCTAATGAGGGTGGAAAACAGCTGACCTTAACTTCCGGGCCAGCAAACCGCTTGATTTGTAACAAATATAACGAATAACGGCAAAAAACCCTACTTACGCCCGGCTTCAGCAAGGGCATATTACTTACCGGCAAGTATGCCCTTGACATTTGTTTTTATCCGACACAGAAACATGCTTGAAGCCAGATAGAGCGTAGTACCATCGTCGCCCCAGGCCAGATTTGATATCACTTCACCTGTATCGATGCGCCCAAGAAGTTTACTTGCTGGCGATATAACCAATACGCCACCCGGACCGGCCACCCAGCAGTTGCCTTCGCTATCTACCTTAATACCGTCTATCACTTCCTTTGGACGAAATTTAGGCAACGTCGACGCATCGAAAAAAAGGCGCCCTTTCTCCACCGTTCCATCGTCCTTCACTGGATACGTCATAATCTTTTGGTTTAGCGAATCCGATTGCACGACATACAGTAGATTGCCCTTTCCGGGCGAGAAAGACAACCCATTTGGGTAAGTTATATCCCTAATGAGCAAGGTTACGGTTCCGTTGGGTTCCAGTCGGTACACCCCATTCACCGTCGTTTCGCGGGTTGGGTCCTTGTCTTTAAGGGGTAACCCGTAGGGCGGATCAGTGAAATACAAACTTCCATTTGGGTGGGCTACTACATCGTTTGGACTGTTGTATCGTTTACCCTGATAGGCATCGGTCAGCGTGCGTTTGCCGCCTTTTCCTGCCAGCGGCAAGGCAGCAATACGTCGGTCGCCGTGATCGCATACGATTAGTCGCCCCTGCCGGTCAATGGTCATACCATTACTGCCAGGTTCTTCGCTATACGGCAAGTGACCCGTATACCCAGTATGCTCAATATATTTTGACAAGCCAGTTTGCGGTGACCATTTGTAGGTCGTTTGGGCTTTTGTGTCGTTAACCAGCAAATACCCACTCGAATCGGCAACCCGGCTTTTCACCCAAACCGGCCCTTCCAAATGTCCGAAACCGGCAGCGATAATCTCGATTTTCGCATCAGGCGGAATCAACTGGTTGAGTTTGGCATCGTTACGAACAACTTCGCCGATAGTTGCGTATGTCTGCTCTGTTTGAGCAAGTGCCGCACCCGACAAAAACCATCCCAGACAAAGTGTTTTAAATGCAATTCGTTGATACATGCGATAAAGCCATTGGAGACAGTTAATGCCGTTCACAACCGCGTCATTAACTCAAAGGTTATTCAAATCATATATGTTTAGCAAATGGTCTTTCCCAAAAACAGGCAGCAAATTTCCCTAAACCTTACGCTTCTGTTGCCGTTAAACTAGCTACTGACTAACGTATCAAGGAATGAAAATTGCTTATTTGATTGGCTTCATGACACTCACGAATCTGTCACTGAATGCTCAGTCAGGACAATCCCCTGATTTGGAAACGGTTGCCGAGTTTGGCAAACATCAGCCCATTGGCGTGGGTGTGTCGCAGGAAAAGCGCATCTTTATCACCTTCCCGAAGAACAGAGAAAACTACGATTATGGACTGGCCGAGATCGTAGCAGGAAAACGAGTGCCGTACCCAAATGCCGAATGGAATAAATGGGACTCACTGAATCCACAAAACCGATTCATCAATGTGCAGGCCCTTTTCGTTGACCAGACAAACGCTCTCTGGGTACTTGACCCGGCAAACCCGGCCGACGAACCGCCTATATCAGCCGGCATTAAGTTGATGAAGATTAACCTGGCAACGAATCAGGTTGAGACGATTTATCGGTTTGACGACCTGCCCCGCGAACGCACCGGCCTGAACGATATACAGGTCGACACGCGTCGGCAGGTAGCTTATTTATCTGATCCAAAAAGGTCGGCTATTGTGGTGCTGGATTTAAAAACGGGCAAAAGCCGTACCGTGCTGGAAGGGGACAAATCGACTAAAGCCGACCCGGAGTTCAAGCTCAAGATTGATGGACAGGAAGTTAAAGACGATAAAGGAAAGCCCTTCAGCAGTAACGTAAACGGCATTGCCCTTACCCGTGATTTTACCTATCTATATTTCAGGGCCATCAACCAGACCAGGCTGTATCGCATTGCCACGGAATTCCTCAACAACCTTGCCCTGTCGCCCGCAGAGGTATCTTCGCATGTCGAAACTATGGCCGAGACGGGTGTTTCGCACGGTATGGTTGCCGATAAAGCCGGAAACGTATACCTGACCGACTCGCCTACTAAGGCCGTTCGATACCTGACGCCGGGTCGTGAACTTAAAACGCTCGTCCGCGACAGTCGTTTGCTCTGGCCCGACAGCTTCGCCGTTGGCACTGACGGTTATTTATACCTGACAGCCGCCCAGATTCACCGTACCAAACGGTACAATAATGGGCAGGACAAGGTCGATTATCCGTTCCGGCTGTATCGAATGAAGTTGCCGAATCAATAGAAACCTCTCCGTCCTACCATGTAATTATCCCTAATAGTATTAAGACCCCGTTGGTCCTAGGTGATTGTTCCGCTGGATACTACACTGGCCAGAAAACACAGAGCCGGAACTAATCAATTTAGTTCCGGCTCCTGAAATGCAGTGTCAACTCAGCTTAAATCCGTTTATCCAATTGGGAATTAAACGGCTGATTATATTGTCGCTTGCCGTTAGTTTTGTACAATGCATTGGCTACTGCGCCAAACACGGGTGGGAATGGCGGCTCCCCTAGCCCGGTTGGGTCGAGGTCATTTTCGACGAAGTGAACCTCAATCTTCTTTGGTGCTTCGTTATGCCGAATGAGCCGATAATTGTTGAAGTTACTTTGCTCGGCAGCACCATTTTTGTGCGTTAAAGCCCCATAAAATGCGTTGCCAATTCCGTCGACTACTGCTCCCTGTACCATATTCGTGGCAGATTCCGGGTTTACTACAATACCACAGTCCATCGCGCTGAATACCCGCTCCACATACGGCCCGCCATCGCGGGTCACCATATCGACCACATGGGCCGCGTATGAATTATGACAGAAATAAGCGGCAACGCCCCGATGGTACTTCTCATTGTTAGGTTTATTCCAGCCCGACTTATCGCGTACCAGCGTGAGTACACCCGCATACCGGTCGGCGTCATACTCGTTATTCTTGCCAACGGGATTTTCTTTGGCCCGTTTTAAGAGTTCCAGCCGAAACTCGATGGGGTCCTTACCCATTGCTTCAGCCACTTCATCCAGAAACGATTGCTCAGCGGCTGCGTTGAAGTTTGAGCGCGGAGCCCGGAACGCGCCAATCGTGATGTTGGACGGAATCTCCCAGCCTTCTGCCAGGTAGTTATCAACGGCTCCGGCCGGGAACCGATTGGCGTGGATCGCATGCTCCGGTATGCCGCCCCCTTTCACGTGGAATCCGATCAGGTTTTTATTCGCATCCAGCGCGGCACGATACGTTGCGGTGTACATCGGACGATAAATGCCATAGGTCATATCATCTTCGCGGGTGTAGATCAGTTTGATGGGCGCTTTTACTTTTCTGGAAATCAATGCCGCTTCAGACATATAATGTGCATACGCCCGGCGACCAAAGCCCCCACCCATCCGCGTCATCTGAATCTCAATCTTGTCGGCAGGCAGCTTCAGGATTTTTGACAGTGTGGGCTCTACCCAACCCGGAGCCTGCAACGGGCCTACTAACAGGGCTTTTTCATCCGTTACATGGGCGAAGAAATTCATCGGCTCCATCGTATTGTGCGCCAGGAATGGGGCATTGTACGTGCGTTCGATGATCTGGGCCGCATTTTTAAAGGCCGTTTCGGGGTCGCCGTCTTTGCGTAATAGTTGAGCAGGCTTTTTAGCATACTCCTGAAACTTTTCCAGCTGGGCGCTGGTACTTTCTAGTTCACCCGGAACGATAACCGCCCGTTTTCCATCCCTTCCGGCCATCGTATCTTTGGTATCGCCAGCCGGTTCCCAATCCACTTTTAGCTTTTTGCGGGCATTCATGACCTCCCAGGTCGATTTGCCCACCACCACCAGCAACTCGTTGAAAGTGCGGGTATCGAAGCCACCCTGCTCAAACCCGTCTTCATATAATTTCAGGGTAAAAACGTCCTTGATGCCGGGCATTTTAAGGGTCTGCGACGCATCGAACGATTTAAGTTTCATTCCGAAGGCCGGCGGATGCTGAATCATGGCAATGAGCATCCCCTCAGTCCGATAATCCAGACCGAACAGCGGTTTGCCCGTGACTATCTTTTTGCCTTCAACATTTCTGGTCGGTTTTCTAACGATGGTAAACTCCTTCGGGGCTTTTAATTTCACGCCTTTGGGAACTGGAAGCGTAGCGGCTTTACTGGCCATTTCTCCATACTTGGCCGACTTCCCACTCGCATGATGCAACATACCCGCTTTGGTCGTCACTTCAGCTACTGATACTCCCCAGGATTGTGCGGCTGCTTCGCATAACATCTGCCGGGCGGCTGCCCCGGCTTCCCGGAGTGGTTTCCAGTACATACGAACCGAATTACTGCCCCCCGTAAACTGAGGCCCTAATTTTGCGTTATCGTGCGGCCCCATGTCAACCACCACATTTTTCCATTCAGCGTCCAATTCTTCGGCTACCATCATGGGCAGTGACGTCATGACGTTTTGACCAAATTCAGGATTAGGGCAGATGAGTTTAACGACGTTGTTGGCCGTGATTTGAATGTATCCATTGAGCTCGGTCCATTGTTCGGGCAGGTTTAGTGTCTGTAGCTTATCGGCGGCTTTAACTCTTGACAACCAGCTAACGCTGAGCATCATACCCCCACCTGAGAGCAGCGAAGCCTTTAAGAAAGAACGTCGGTTATAAGTCGATTTATTCGTAGTCATGGTCAAGGGTTTATTTACGGGTGGATGACGCAACTCCTTCTTTTGCCGCCGATTTGATGGCCTCTTTGATGCGCAGATACGTGCCACACCGACAGATGTTGCCGCTCATGGCTAGATCGATGTCCTCATCGGTGGGCTTGGGATTGGTCTTTAGCAGCGAAGCCGCGCTCATTATTTGCCCCGACTGACAGTAGCCACATTGAGCCACATCGTGTTCGAGCCATGCTTTTTGTACCAGATGCTCACCCGTAGCCGACAGCCCTTCGATGGTGGTGATGGCTTCCTTGCCTACGGCAGAAATGGGTAGTTGGCAGGACCGTACGGCCGTTCCGTTCAAATGAACCGTGCAGGCCCCGCACTGAGCGATTCCGCAGCCATATTTGGTGCCGGGCATGTCCAGATGATCGCGTAAAACCCAAAGCATGGGCGTGGACGGATCGACGTCCAGCTGCCTGATTTTACCGTTGATTTTCAAGCTATATTTTGCCACAGTGGTAATTAGTAAGGGTTTATACTAAAGTAGTGTATTGATTACTAGAATGCTGATTTTTACGGTCCTTATGATTTATCATGAGTTGATCTGATAAATCAACTGGTTTTATATTGTGAAATCAGCGTTCTACAGTCGATAGTAATGCTGAGCTAGTTGGAACGAAAGATACTGATTGCGATGAATCATTCACATCCCTGGTCCGACGATACTCGTTCGGTGATTAGCCAACGCGTTGTTTAAACAAGCGCATGAAATGCTGAGGGTACTTAAAGCCTAAGTCATAGGCGATTTGACTCACCGATTTGCTTTGGTCAAATATGCGTTCTTTGGCCAGATCAATCACCTTCGCCTGGATATATTCCTGAGCTGTTTTACCGGTTGCTTTCTTCACCAGATCACCAAAATAGTTGGCCGACAAATTCAGTTCACCCGCGCAGTAGGTGACCGTTGGCAAACCTATAGCTTGCGGTTTGTCGGTCAGAAAATAGTCGTTCAGTAGCGTCTCGAACCGTTCCAGCGCGCTTTTGTGCACATTTTCCCGGGTAATAAATTGTCGATCGTAAAACCGGGTGCAGTACCCCAGAAAGAGCTCAAGCGTAGCGACAATCAGCTTTTTAGAGTGCTTGTCGATAGCATGCTCTAATTCGTACTCGATTTTAGAAAAGCAATCCAGTACGATTTGCCGTTCCCGGTTCGATAAATGCAACGCTTCATAGGATTGGTAGCCAAAGAAGGTATATTCCTGAATATGCCGCCCCAGGGATGTACCGTGGATCAGATCCGGATGAAAGACAAGTGCATAGCCTTTAGGCAGATAGGTTTCTCCATTATTATTCACACCAACCACCTGTCCCGGTGCCATAAACACCAGCGTACCTTCCTGATAATCGTAGGTATGCCGACCATAAACCAGATCTCCGCAGTTGACATCTTTTAAAAAAATGGCGTAAAAGCCGAAGTACATTCGGGAGCCCTGTCGGGGAGCCGCCTTTGACAGATCGACGACGCTAACCAGCGGGTGCAGTGTTTCGTTATTATTAAAGACGTTGTAGTCATTGATTGTCTCAAATCGAAGCAAGGTATCCATAGTCCGGTTGGTTATCTGGTTCAAATTTACCGCTTTCCTTCCGTTGTCCATAAGCGATAAACCTTAATCAGTAATAATGGTAGTAACATCTGTAATATGTATACCACTCAGGTCAAGAAATGAGGAGACCTTTGCCCTATAAATAGTCAATACAGGACCTTTATCTGGTAAAAGAAAGCAATTTGAACAGAATCAACATCAATGGAAACAAGAACACTAGGAAAAAGCGGTCTGCAAGTGTCTGCACTGGGCTTAGGTTGCATGGGCTTAAGCTATGGCTATGATCCCGCAACAGACAAACAGGATGCCATTCAATTACTTCGTGCCGCTTTCGACAAGGGTGTCACCTTTTTCGATACGGCGGAAGCTTATGGTCCATTTGCAAACGAAGAACTGTTGGGAGAAGCTTTGCAGCCTTTCCGCAACGAGATAGTGATTGCTACTAAATTTGGCTTTGTGAATGGCGACTCCACCAAAGGGCTGGACAGCCGTCCCGAACGTATCCGGCAGGTGGCCGAAGAAGCTCTGAAACGATTAAGAACCGACCGGATCGACTTATTTTACCAGCACCGCGTTGACCCGAACGTACCTATGGAGGATGTTGCCGGAACGGTGAAAGAACTGATTCTGGAAGGCAAGGTGAAGCATTTTGGCCTGAGCGAAGCGGGTGCAGCGTCGATTCGGAAAGCCCACGCCGTACAGCCCGTAGCCGCCTTGCAAAGCGAGTATTCGCTCTGGTGGCGGGAACCGGAAAAGGAAATACTACCGACGCTGAAAGAATTAGGCATCGGCTTCGTTCCATTCAGCCCCCTTGGCAAAGGATTTCTAACGGGAAAAATTGACGAGAACACGCAGTTCGACAAGACCGATTTCCGCAATGTGGTGCCCCGATTCTCGGAGGAGAACCGAAAAGCCAACCAAAAGCTTGTGGACTTGCTGGGTGACATTGCCAGGCAAAAAGAGGACACACCAGCTCAAATTGCCCTAGCCTGGTTGCTGGCCCAGAAACCCTGGATCGTACCGATTCCCGGCACGACCAAACTACATAGGTTAGAAGAAAACGTTGGCGCTGCGGCAATTACCCTATCCGCTGATGATATTAATCAGATAGATACAGCCTTTGCCGCGATTCCGGTACAAGGCGACCGCTATCCGGCACACCTGCTAAAGCGGGTGGGTAATTAATCCTGTTGGCTGCTTGAGCCAGCTCAAGCAGCCAACAGGAAATGAGTTAACAAACCAAGGATCTGGCGGTCTATCTCTATGCGCCTGCTTATAGCCCCTATTTGAGAAGCCTTGAAAATTCGTTTAACACCAAATCAATCGAGCCTAATTTGTTAAACAAATGGAGGACTTGAGCAGCTTCTTCAAAACAGGCTTCGATCAGGTTAATAACCAATTCACATTTGTTACTAGTTGGTGGGAGATATATCAGGACAAGCTTTACTTTTGTGCTACTCATCTCGTGGCATATGCTCAATCGTTTACTCCCAACAGTACTATTTCTCGGTTTCCTTTCTCCTGCAATACTCTTTGCCCAAACGTCAACGCCATCGCTGGAGGACACGCTCCAGCTTAATGAAGTTGTTGTTCGGGGATACGCTACCAACCGGCGATTGCTGGAAACACCGGCTTCGGTGGGTCTGCTCACACGCCGGGATTTGAACCAGCGGTTTGGCACACCTACGCTCGTGCCCGCACTGAACACTCTGCCGGGCGTTCGGGCCGACGAGCGGTCGCCGGGGAGTTACCGGCTGGCGATTCGGGGCAGTGCCATCCGGTCGCCGTTTGGTGTTCGCAATATCAAGACCTACTGGAATGAACTTCCGCTTACCGATGCGGGCGGCAACACGCCCCTCAACGCACTGGATGTGCGGGCTCTAGGCCGAATCGAAGTGATCAAAGGGCCATCAGGAAGTTTGTACGGAGCCGGAACCGGCGGCACCATTCTGTTTAGCGGACTGGGTGTACCGGCTGGTAAGACGAGCGTTGAAGTTTCTGCTTTAGGCGGCAGCTATGGTCTGTATGGCAATGGCATTGCGATACAGACCGGCAAAAACAACTCGGCCATATCGCTTAACTACAATCACTTACAGTCTGATGGATACCGTGACCAGAGCGCCGTTGTTCGGGATAACCTCAGCCTGATCGGCTCGTTTAGCGTTAGCCCAAAACGAACGATCTCTGTGCTGGCCTTATATTCAGACCTGCATTATCAAACGCCCGGTGGTCTCAACGAAGCCCAGTTCAAAGCCAATCCGCGTGCGTCGCGTCTGGCCACGGCTACCCTGCCCAGCAGTGCAGCCCAGCAGGCGGGCATCTACCAGAAAGTCGGTTATCTCGGCTTTTCGCATGAATACCGCTGGAACGACCGTATCCAGAACACAACCGTTATCTATGGTTCCACAACCGACTTTGCAAACCCATTTATCACCAACTACGAAAAACGCGCCGATCAGGGGCTTGGTGGCCGAACAATTACCCAAATTCGTTTTCCTAATGGCCCGTTGCCTACGGTCGTGACAGTGGGGGCTGAATACCTGCGAAACTTTACCGTTGACCGAAATTTTGGTAACCGGGGAGGTACGGCAGATACTATCCAGACCGACGAAGAGCTAACGGCACGGCAGTCGACCGTTTTTCTACAGACCGAAACCGAGTTGCCCGCTCATTTCCGTTTAACGGCAGGCTTAAGCCGGAATGATGTCCGTTACGGGTTTACCCGCTTCCCAACACGAGCTGCGGGTGCGCTTCCCGCCACGCTTCTGGCTAGAGATTTCGCTCCTGTCTGGCTACCACGCGTCGCTTTGTTGCGCACCTTCGGCCAGAATGTGTCGGCATTTGTGAGCATCAGCACGGGGTACTCAGCCCCATCGAGTCAGGAAGTTCGCCCCTCGGCAGGGGGCTTCAATACAACGCTCAACCCCGAGCGGGGAACGAGCTATGAAGTGGGGGTTCGGGGTTCGGCACTGCACAGTCGACTCCGGTTCGATGTGGCCGTGTATCAGTTTCAACTGCGCGAAACCATTGTTCGGCGGTCAGATGCGGCTGGTGCCGAATTCTTCGTCAATGCGGGCCGAACCGATCAGCGGGGTCTGGAAGCACAGTTCAGTTATGATTTCGTTCTTCCATCGTCACGCTCTACCGTTTCGTTACTACGGCTCTGGAATAGCCTGACACTCACCAATTACCGGTTCCGGGACTACCTGCAAGGCACTGTCGACCTGTCAAACAATAAGGTTCCGGGTGTAGCGCCAACTACCAACGTGACCGGTATCGACGCCGAAACAAACGTGGGCCTTTATGCGCACGTGACCTATTCATTTCTGAAAGAGTTTCCGCTAAACGATGCCAACACTTTTTTGTCTGACCCAACCCAATTGCTCCAGGCAACTCTGGGCTTCCGGCACGCACTCGGCAAAAACTGGGCAATCGACGTGTATGCCAGTGGCGACAATCTCCTGAACAGAACGTACTCGCTGGGATATGACCTGAACGCTGTCGGGAATCGCTATTTCAATGCGGCACCGGCAAGAAACGGCGTCGGTGGCGTTCGATTAAGTGTGAAATGGTGATGATACTGAAAAATTCGGACTGGCGCGGGTATTCACCGCACAGGCGGCCCTGCCGTGCCAGTTAAGAACATATGCTAACCGTCTCCTCCCTTACTAAAGCCTATAACGGGCATGTCGTTCTGACGGTGCCAGAAATGCACCTCTCACCCGGTATTCACTATTTTCAGGGTGGGAATGGTTCTGGCAAAACGACGTTTTTTCGTACCGTTGGGGGGCTTTTGCCCTTTTCCGGGACTATACTGCTGGAAGATCAGTTCGAGATCAATCGCGATCCGGTTGCCTATCGCTTTCGGGTTAATTATGCCGAAGCCGAGCCTCTTTATCCGTCGTTTCTGACCGCCCGCGACCTTGCAGGTTTCGTTGGGAAAGCGAAGAAAGCACCCGCTGGGCAGGTACAAAAACTTGCTGAATTACTAGGTGTCGATACCTTCTGGACGCAGCCCACGGGACAGTTTTCGAGCGGTATGCTTAAGAAATTATCCCTGTTGCTGGCGTTTCTCGGAACTCCCCGACTTTTACTTCTCGACGAGCCTTTAACGACGCTAGACGTGGCCACAGCGGCCAGACTGTTTGACTACATTCGCCAGCTTCGGGCAGAACAGGACGTTTCGTTTCTACTAACCTCACATCAGGATATTAGCCTGACGGGGCTGCCATTAACGGCTATGTGGCAGGTAGGAAATGGACTCATTACACCTGCAACCTAAGCCCGGCCATGTTGACGCTCCTCAACCGCATTTTCGTTAGCTCCTTTTACACTAAAAATGCGGGTACATTTCTGGTAATCATCCTGCTGG contains:
- a CDS encoding ABC transporter ATP-binding protein, which gives rise to MLTVSSLTKAYNGHVVLTVPEMHLSPGIHYFQGGNGSGKTTFFRTVGGLLPFSGTILLEDQFEINRDPVAYRFRVNYAEAEPLYPSFLTARDLAGFVGKAKKAPAGQVQKLAELLGVDTFWTQPTGQFSSGMLKKLSLLLAFLGTPRLLLLDEPLTTLDVATAARLFDYIRQLRAEQDVSFLLTSHQDISLTGLPLTAMWQVGNGLITPAT